Genomic window (Sphingomonas sp. S1-29):
ACTATGTCCGCTCGGGCGAACCCGATCTGACCAACCGGCAGATGGCCTTGCTGCTGCTGGTCTATCTCGAGGGCGGACCCCATACGGTGCGCGGGTTGGCGCGCGCGCTCAACGTCTCGAAGCCCGTCGTCACACGCGCCTTGAACAGACTAGGCACGCTCGGCTATCTGCGCCGCCAACGCGACGACAGCGACAAGCGCAATATCTTCGTCACGCAGACACCGGAAGGGACGGAGTTTCTTGCAGAGTTCGGGCATTTCCTCGCTGGCGACGCCCCAAATGGGTCAGGCGATCGCCGAGCAGCCGCGTAACCGCCATGCGCTGATCGGTCGATCGACCGCGCTCGACCGGCGCATCAGCGCGGTGCGTCCCGATCTTACCGACGTCAGGCTCGCCGGATCGGTGTTCGCCCCGCACTACGCCGCCGCGATGCTCCAGACCGCTTCGTCGATCATCGCGATCCGCGAGACCCCCGATCCGGCATCGGCAGTGGTTTCCGAGGTGCTTCCCGGTGAAACCTTCGAAATGCTCGAACTGTCTGAACAGGTCGCCTGGGGCATCGGCACCGCCGATGGCGTCGTCGGCTATGCCGATGCAGTCCGCCTGCAGGATTTCGCCGCCCCCACCCATCGGGTGACCGCCATCGCCGGACGGCTCCGCGAAGCCCCCGACGCCAACGCCGCGGTGCTGGCGACACTCCCCGCTGGCGCCCGCCTCGCCGCACTCGGCGAGCGCGACGCGTTCCTGCTTACCGACCATGGCTATATCGCCGGCGCCGACGTCGCCGCGCTCGACGCGCCGACCGGTACCGTCGGCCCCGTCGCCGCGCGGCTCGTGGGCGTTCCCGCGCGCGCCGGCGGGCGATCGGGCGCTGGGGTCGACTCGGCCGGGCTGGTATTCCTCGCCCACGACCTGTGCGGCGTTCGCGTGCCGCGGTTCACTGACTTGCAGGCCACCACCCTCGGCATTGCGGTTCCCGACCCCGATATGGCGCGCGTGGGCGATGTGTGGTTCTTCGCCGATCACGCCGCGATCCTGATTTCGCCCGACGCGGCGATCCACGTCGTCGATCGGGTCCGCGAAGTTCCTTGCACCGCCTTGCTAGCGGGCGATCATGGGCCGGTGCTCGCCCGGCGGAGAATCGCATGACTCATTCGGTTTTCATCGACGGCGCGGTAGGTACCACCGGGCTCGAGATCCGCGAGCGACTCGCGGGTCGCGCCGAGTTCGCCGTGATCACGCTCGACGGCGATGCGCGAAAGGACGCGGCAGCGCGGACCGAAGCGCTCAACGATGCCGACTTCGTCATCCTGTGCCTGCCCGACGACGCCGCGCGCGAGGCGGTGGCGATGATCGCCAACGACCGCACCCGCGTGATCGACGCCTCGAGCGCGCATCGCGTCGCCGAGGGCTGGACCTATGGCTTTGCCGAACTCGAACCCGCGCAGGCCGCCGCGATCGCCGAGGGTGCGCGCGTCAGCAATCCCGGTTGCTACCCCACCGGCTTCCTCGCGCTGATCCGCCCGCTGGTGCGCACCGGCCTGGTGCCGCATGATTGGCCGCTCAGCGTCAACGCGGTCTCGGGCTATTCGGGTGGCGGCAAGGCGATGATCGCCGATTTCGAAAGCGGCGAGGAAAAGACGGCGCACCGTGCCTATGGCCTCGACCTGTCGCACAAGCATCTGGGCGAGATGCAGCGCCATGCACGGATCGAGCACGCACCGATCTTCCAACCCGCGGTCGCGCACACGCATCGCGGGATGCTGGTCGAGGTGCCGCTGCCGCTCCACGCCCTGCCGCGCAAGCCATCGCTCGCTTCGATCGAAACCGCGCTACGCGACGCCTATCGCGATTCGCCGATCGTCCGCGTGATCGACAGCGAGGAAACCAGGCTGGTACGGATCGAGGAAGATGCCGGCACCGATCGCATGACGCTGCGCGTGTTCGGCAATTCCGAGCTGGGTCAGGCACGGTTGATCGCGACGCTCGACAATCTGGGCAAGGGCGCCGCGGGTGCCGCGGTGCAGAATCTCAACATCATGGCGGGGATCGACGCGACCGCGGGATTGCGGCTCTGACGCGCGTCCCTCTGGCGGATATTCGCCGGGGCATCGCGCAGGGTGGGTTGCGCGCATCCCTGCAGCCGCTAGTCCGGCCCCCGATATCAAAGGAGACGTAACGGCATGCGCGAACCGGTCGGCAAATTGCTATTGTTCGGCGCCACCGGCGACCTGTCGCAGCGGATGCTGATACCGTCGCTCTACGGGCTCCACGCCGATGGGCTGCTGCCCGAAGGGCTGACGATCACCGGCACCGCGCGATCGGAGCAGGACGACGACTGGTTCCGCAACTTCGCGCGCAAGTCACTCGATGAGCATCTCGCCGACGATCACAAGGATGCCGAGGCGATCGACCGCTTCGTCGAACGGCTCCATTATCAGCCGCTCGATGCCTCGACGATCGAAGGGTTCGACGAGCTGGCCAAGAAGCTCGGCGACATTTCGGGCGGGCTCGCGATCTTCCTGTCGACCGCGCCGTGGCTGTTCGGGCCGACGATCAAGGGGCTGCAATCGGCGGGCCTTGCGGGCGACAACGTCCGCATCAGCCTCGAAAAGCCGCTCGGCAAGGACCTCGAATCGAGCCGCGAGATCAACGACATCGTCGCTGGCGCCTTTCCCGAGGAGCGGACCTTCCGCATCGATCATTATCTGGGCAAGGAAACCGTCCAGAACATCCTGGCGTTGCGCTTCGGCAATTCGCTGTTCGAGCCGAGCTGGAACGCGCGCGGCATCGATCACGTCCAGATCACCATCTCCGAAACCGTCGGGCTCGAAGGGCGCGCGGGCTATTATGACGAAGTCGGCGCGCTGCGCGACATGGTGCAGAACCACATGCTCCAGTTGCTCGCGCTTGTGGCGATGGAGCCACCCGCGCGAGTCGATGGCACCGCGGTGCGCGACGAGAAGGTCAAGGTGCTGCGCTCGCTGCGCCCGATCACCGGGTCCGACGTCAGCCAGCTCACCGTTACCGGCCAATATGACAGCGGCGCGGTGAAGGGCGCGATCGTCCGTGGCTATGACGAGGAGCTCGAAAAGGATTCGGACACCGAAACCTTCGTCGCGATCAAGGCGCATGTCGATAATTGGCGCTGGCAGGGTGTCCCCTTCTATCTGCGCACCGGCAAGCGGATGCCCGAGCGCCGCAGCGAAATCTCGATCCAGTTCAAGCCGGTGCCGCATTCGATCTTCGCCGAACGCGGCGGCGCGCTCCAGCCCAACACGCTGGTGATCCGGTTGCAGCCCGAGGAATATGTCCGCCTGCTCGTGATGGCCAAGCAGCCCGGGCTCGACCGCGACGGGGTGCGGCTGCGCGAGGTACCGCTCAACCTCAGCCTCGACACCGAATTCGCCGGCACCCGCCGCCGCATCGCCTATGAACGATTGCTGCTCGACCTGATCGAAGGCGATCCTACGTTGTTCGTGCGCCGCGACGAGGTCGAGGCGCAATGGGCATGGATCGACGGCATCCGCGAGGGCTGGGCATCCAGCGACATGAAGCCCAAGGGCTATGCGTCGGGCAGCTGGGGTCCGTCGTCGAGCGTCGCGCTCACCGAACGCGACGGCGTGACCTGGAACGAGTAGGTTTAGCACCACTCTCCCGCGTGCGGGAGAGGCAACGAAGACTTGGTCGCGCCTTGCGCGGCCTTGTCGCAGTCGGTGAGGGTCTTCTGTTGCTGAAGAACGCGAAGAAGAACACCCTCACCCGGCCTCTCCCGCACGCGGGAGAGGCGAAGAAGATAAAGGAACAAGCATGACCGAGATCGAATGGTGGGAATATGACGACGCCGCCGAAATGGC
Coding sequences:
- a CDS encoding glycoside hydrolase, with the protein product MGQAIAEQPRNRHALIGRSTALDRRISAVRPDLTDVRLAGSVFAPHYAAAMLQTASSIIAIRETPDPASAVVSEVLPGETFEMLELSEQVAWGIGTADGVVGYADAVRLQDFAAPTHRVTAIAGRLREAPDANAAVLATLPAGARLAALGERDAFLLTDHGYIAGADVAALDAPTGTVGPVAARLVGVPARAGGRSGAGVDSAGLVFLAHDLCGVRVPRFTDLQATTLGIAVPDPDMARVGDVWFFADHAAILISPDAAIHVVDRVREVPCTALLAGDHGPVLARRRIA
- the argC gene encoding N-acetyl-gamma-glutamyl-phosphate reductase yields the protein MTHSVFIDGAVGTTGLEIRERLAGRAEFAVITLDGDARKDAAARTEALNDADFVILCLPDDAAREAVAMIANDRTRVIDASSAHRVAEGWTYGFAELEPAQAAAIAEGARVSNPGCYPTGFLALIRPLVRTGLVPHDWPLSVNAVSGYSGGGKAMIADFESGEEKTAHRAYGLDLSHKHLGEMQRHARIEHAPIFQPAVAHTHRGMLVEVPLPLHALPRKPSLASIETALRDAYRDSPIVRVIDSEETRLVRIEEDAGTDRMTLRVFGNSELGQARLIATLDNLGKGAAGAAVQNLNIMAGIDATAGLRL
- the zwf gene encoding glucose-6-phosphate dehydrogenase is translated as MREPVGKLLLFGATGDLSQRMLIPSLYGLHADGLLPEGLTITGTARSEQDDDWFRNFARKSLDEHLADDHKDAEAIDRFVERLHYQPLDASTIEGFDELAKKLGDISGGLAIFLSTAPWLFGPTIKGLQSAGLAGDNVRISLEKPLGKDLESSREINDIVAGAFPEERTFRIDHYLGKETVQNILALRFGNSLFEPSWNARGIDHVQITISETVGLEGRAGYYDEVGALRDMVQNHMLQLLALVAMEPPARVDGTAVRDEKVKVLRSLRPITGSDVSQLTVTGQYDSGAVKGAIVRGYDEELEKDSDTETFVAIKAHVDNWRWQGVPFYLRTGKRMPERRSEISIQFKPVPHSIFAERGGALQPNTLVIRLQPEEYVRLLVMAKQPGLDRDGVRLREVPLNLSLDTEFAGTRRRIAYERLLLDLIEGDPTLFVRRDEVEAQWAWIDGIREGWASSDMKPKGYASGSWGPSSSVALTERDGVTWNE
- a CDS encoding MarR family transcriptional regulator; amino-acid sequence: MNAISDTSLFSWKKTLVDYVRSGEPDLTNRQMALLLLVYLEGGPHTVRGLARALNVSKPVVTRALNRLGTLGYLRRQRDDSDKRNIFVTQTPEGTEFLAEFGHFLAGDAPNGSGDRRAAA